GCACAACGCCCACGTCTCACGGTATCGCAGCGACACGGACTTAAATCCCACATCCCCAGAGAGGCGCCTTTTGTTGGACTGTCACATGCTGTTACGTGTGATACAGTAATGAAATACTATCGCGTGGCTCAGTGGGAGCCACAGTCGTCAGGCTTGTGGGTTCGAATCTTGCCTCGGCAGTATGTGGAGGTATCTTCTCCCTGTGTAAGGTTTCCCTATGGTTTCCGCCCACAGTCACGCAGATGGGCGAATCACCTCGAAACTGCCCACAGTGTGTGATTGtgggtgtgtgactgtgtgccccatgatgggctggcaccccaccagggggggggggctcacgtTGTGTTCTACACTGCCTGTGGAAAGTGTCCACATGCACATGAGCGgctggaaggatggatggatggttgatGGTTGGATATTATTATGGGCTGTGCAGTGGCTCAGAGCATTGTGATCTATGAGCATATTCTGTCTTGCATCctattctccccccccccccccgctttttTCAGCTGGAGGGTTTCAGGCTGAATAGCTTGTTCTCGTCACAGCCCACAGTCCTAGAATAGCATCACGGGTCTGTCAGGCACACATTGCCCAAATGGGTTTCCTCTAATAACATATCAGGCTTGGAGGGGCTACTgctgcggggggaggggggattttaACACAGTTGATGGAGTGTGAGCTGATTTGTGCTGTGTGGGATTCATCGCCACAGTGGGATAAAGCTACCCTTATTTTAATTGATTtgtgtgtaataataataatggtaattTTTTGGTTTTGTACTTGGAAAGGGAAGAGTGGGCGTGGCTACAGAGCCTGTCGGTGATTGGTGATGACGGAAGAGGTCAGTCCATCTCAGCAAATCAGGAGCCGGCCAGACTGGAGGTCACTGTGCCCGGGGACTTTGTGAAATCGCTGAGGGTCGCCATCACCCAACTGCTAAACAAGCTGTGCATCCCGCTCCACAGGGTACGATCGCCGGCCTGGCCTGCGGGGGGCGCCACTGGCATTCTGTAAAAAGGCGCAGGATTTCAGATTTCAGCCACGGTACTgtgtaaaagtcttaggcagtcaaagaaagtgTTTTAGTTTATTAGTCCATGTAATAAGTATATATTTGTTCagaaaaaaggaaattaaacattagaacatacaaattaacagtaacacaatgaaattaaacaagaatttgactgcctaagacttttgcacagtattgtacATCTACAAATAACAGAAAACCGTAGTAATGCTGGCATCTCCGCAGCTTCCATCTGGGCCCGTGGTGTTCCCACCCTGACCCCTCCTCTCACCTTCCTGTCCTCTCCCTCCCCTCCGTGCTCCTCAGGCACACGAGTACCGCATATACACACAGGAGCTGCTGCAGTTCGGGGAGGGTATTTCCATGCTGCTATTGCTACCTCCCAGTGAGGAGTTCAGTGCCACCCCCAGGCTGCCAGAGGACTCGCAGAAACCAGGCCTCACTCTGCCCCTGCAGATCTTTGAGCTGGGTAAGAACTGTGCTGGCTAGTAACAAAAACATCAGCTGAGTATTAATTTGAGTAATGCTATAGTAATAGCATAGTACCAGTGCTCTAATAGCTGAGTAATGATGGAGGACTTTGCCCAAGTGGATTTATCTTATTTATGGCCATTACTATGCAGGACTGTGTTTTACAAGCACTGGTGTTCTGAATAAGCCTCTCATTATTTGTATTATAAAGGCAGCAAAAACATTAATGTCTATTtatttctccctctctctttcacaccccccacacacactcgtGTTCATTTCAGTGCATTTCTGGACTTATGAAAAGGAATTCTTGTCCGAGTACTGCCAAGCTTGGGTGAGACTGGAACTGGACGGCCATCTTTCCCAGCAGGCCTTGCGAGAGGCGTTGGACAGCAAGGAGATAGAGGAGGCTAAGGATCGCCTCAGCCACATCACTCGCCTCTCACAGGTGAGACGCCACCGCCCAGGAACGATCTATGATGCATTCCTCCATTGAGGTTATAATGTATGCAGATGTGGGTATTTCGGGTACGGAGAGGAAATGTCCagtccatgattttgttttaaccaaccagctgagtacggTGTGATTgagactctttatactcagctggatggttggaaaaaaatcttggtctggacttttactctctaggcctgaactacccaccactgtatgtgtgtgagtcagAGTCGGCTGGCATCTCTGTGCGACCGCATGAAAATACAGAGAAAGACGCATCTCAGACAGGATCACAGAACACAGGAATGCGCCACTATTCAGGGCCATGACGCACGCGGCTGGATCACCCCGCTAAATTTCCTACCTCCCACTTCTCCTTCAGAGCCTGGACGCGACGTGGCGTGAGATGCGCTGGATCACGGACGCCATGCAGTGCGTCCGCTCCAAGCATAGCCTGGGCATGGTGCCCCTGGCCTCGGTCATGAGGGGCGAGCTGCGCGTCCAGCCAGCCGTTCAGCACGAGGCCTGTAATATGGAGGGCACATGCCACCCGAGGCTAGCGACATCAGGTTGGCACGGAGACTGAGCAAAGCATTAATCAGTCTGCTACCTCACTGCTTCTCTTTGCTGGTATTTATATCTTCATACTAACCAGCATGGATCctcactttggggggggggaaagcatctgctaaatggaTGTAAATGTGAATTAAAATCTCTGAACTCTGAAGCGACTCCCTCTACATTTCTCTCTATTCCGCTGCTTTTTCACTGTTCAGGGGACCCAAGGTCTGCATGGCAGATCCGGCTTCTCAAACAGACATTCTGGCCCTTCTATCCGCGCTTGTGTGTATTAGTGACCATCGATTGACCCTTTTCCACTATCGACCCTTCAGAATCGAGGAGGGAACATCAAAGCTCTGGACCTGTGCCAGTAGAGGGCGCTGGAGCAGTACAGGAAACCGCCTCCGGAGAAGATGGCATTACGGAGAAGCCTGAAGAGGTGTACCTGGCAGACAGCGGCCGACAGCCTTACCGTGCGCTCCAAACCCAGGGCAGGACTCAGTCTGCAGTCCACAATGGTGCATGTCAAAGCCCGCTTTCCACTGACGGTTGCAGGAGTCCGTTCGCAGCACAGTCTGATGCCGCCTTGCAGCTAGAGGCAAATAAAAACGGCGGGATGACCGACACGTACGATGGACTCGGTCTGGGAAATAACATGGGTGACGTTTCATACCGTCTTGGAGAATCTGGACTTCAGGAACACCGTTGTCAGCCAAAATCAGGACATAGTAAAGATGCGAGCAGGTACATTGATTATTACCATCAGTCCGTGATCAAAATGTCCGAGCACCAGGCTCCGGGTGATGAGCCGAACCCTAGAGAGATTCCGGAGTTCGGTGAGGATGGTGGGATATGGGACTGCTTCGGTGACCTGGCCTCACGCAGCGATCCTGGGGATTTTCTGTTGGATGAGGTGACACCCAGGAAGAAGCTCCCGGCACGGAGTCTGGTAGAGTGGGTCAGCACGTGCACACCGCAATCCTGACGGCAAGTTCCCGACAGAGGAGCGCGCCAAAGTGAATGCAAATGCATTACAACGGTCCCTTATTCTGTCCGTCCGTGTCTCCCTGTTACATGAGGAAATTTATACAATGCAAAGAGAACAACATACTAAGCACATCTAtttaaatctaattttaatgACATATCTGTATCATATATCATGCTTGGAAGACAAGTTATTTCCTgctgtacatttttttcccGAATTCACAGAAATGCTGGGTGCCTTGTAAAAGAAAAGGTttttgtgtatataaatataatccatttagtttattaaaataaaaaattctaaTTTTGGTAGTTTAACCACTATAAGGCATCACGTGACTAGGTGAGAAGGATATGAAAACAGAATGTTTTTAAACTTGATTGTATTGTATTCTCCTTTTCTCGGTTTAACGATATAAAATGTTATATCGTAGGTTTGGCTACATCCATGTATCCcataataaatgtataattcaTATTAAATTTCCATGACTGGGTGGTTAATATTCTGCTGTTTCACAAGAATCACACGCGTGGCAAAAAATATTCCATTTACAAAGACCGAGATAAGAAAACATTCCAAATAATAAAAGTGAAATTAATGCATTTCGAGACAAATCTGTCGGACAATTTCCCTCAGACTAATTGCTTCCTTGCTTTGTtccttaaaattaaatttaaacaaCTTTTTGGGAATAAAAATTATTGATTGGCAGAGTTTGCCACAACTTCTAATTTAAGTCTGCCGTCCTCATGAAAATTAGATATAAGGAGACAGGCTATATGCCAAAAAGCTCCAAATAATAATCTTTGGTAGTAATCtttctataatgcactatagatgagagcttcttagagcattcataatgcataataagcaTTGCTATAATGTTATGCTTTTTATAAAAAGTTATAGGCGTgcttataatactttatgaatgcattatatgaaggtatctataatgcattatgatgaatTCTTTAAATCAATTATCTTCTTTTGACTGACTTGCGGTGCTTGGGTACACGGAATGTGCTGGAAGCGAGGTCCGGCAGAGCAGCTGCAGCGCAGTGGCGCAGTGGCCCCGCAGTGGGCATGCTCAATCCGAGCCCCATGCGGTCTGCGTGTCGCTTCCGAGATCGCGGATCGCGTTCGATTTCACGGCGACCACTGAAATGAGATGTCTGGGAGACAGAAGCTACTGTAAATACACAGTGGTTTAAATGAACGACATCGACACAAAGCTGCAGTCGCGTGGCTGAAAAGAAATATATGGCGTCATCTGGAGGCGCGGCAACGAGTCCGGGTAAGCGATTTGACTCTTAAATGCAATATTTATCATCGTCTTCAGCTCTAAGATTGTCGTAAGAGAAGAACGTTTACACAATTAACAATGCTCAAAATAGGATTGCTGTTTGTATGTGCACGTGTTAGGTGATAATTAACAGTAATAACAAACCGGACTCTCCTTTCACAGAATCTGATGCGCAAGCAGCACCAAACGACCCGGAGCTTAGGATAGTGCTGCTGGGAAAGACCGGCGCTGGGAAAAGTTCTTCTGGAAATACCATCCTGGGTAGTGAATCGTTCAAGGCTGAGGTGTCTCCCAGGTCCGTAACAAGCCAGTGTGAACGGAGGAGCAGCTGTGTGTCCGGGAGGTGCGTCACGGTCATTGACACGCCAGGCTTTTTTGACACCCGGCGATCCAATCAGCAGGTGGCGGGGGAGATGGCCCGGTGCGTCCTCCTGTCTTTGCCAGGCCCCCATGCCTTTCTGGTAGTGCTCCAGGTGGGGAGGCTCACGCAGGAGGAGAAAGATGCCCTGCAGTGGATTGAGGTGACCTACGGGGAGAGGGCTTTAGAGTTCACCATGGTCCTCTTCACCTGGGGGGACCAGCTGAGGGAGAAGCCCATTGAGGAGTACATGGCGGAGAGCGAGGAGCTTCAGGAGTTCGTCCGCCGTTGCCGGGGAGGGTGTCATGTCTTCAACAACACTGCACTAGGAAACCAGGACCAAGTCTCCACGCTGCTGGAGAAGATAGACAAGATGGTGGAAGCAAATGGGGGCAGCTTTTACACCAATGAGATGTTTCAGGAGGCAGAGAGGGCAATAAGGGAGGTGCAGGAGCAATTAATGGTGGATAGAAGGTCAGAGGTGGATGGGGAAGGACCAGAGAGTAAGGGGGAGCTGGACGAGTGGAAAGAGGAGAAAGCCAGGAAGCAAGCGGAGAGGCTCTTCTGGTGCGAAATGATCACTGCCTTTGGCAAGGGGGCAGCCGAGGGGGTGGGAATCCTCAGCAAAGGGGAGAGTCCAAAGAAAGGGAAGGTGGTGAAAAAGGCAGTGCAACTGGCCTCCAGCCCACTGTCCCTGACATCAGCAGCCAAGGCACTAGGGGGCGCCGTGAGGGAGGGCAGCAAGGTGCTGTACAAGCACCGCAAGACTTTCCTGCACTGATTGACCGGGACATCGATAGCGGGTCCATGTGGTCTGCATTTTGCTAATTGAGTGACACTATAGGTAAGAGGTGCAGGGATGGTTTTTGGCCGATAGAAATATGCAGGATAACAAGGTCTGAGGAGGTAATTTTCACGCACCATTGCTGGGCTTCTGTACAGGAAGACATGGTCAAAAGAATATTCCCTatgtttcataataaaagtCCTAGCAAAATCAGTGCATAattgatatttcatttttaaatgtaggAAAAGATTACagccaaaacaaaacacaaaccagTTGAAAACCACCTTCTGAAGACATTTCATCCTAATGGGGACCTACCAAAACACGATCCGTCTTGCTGATACCACAGGTCTTTGGTCATACTTTTCTCCCATTGGGGTATCGAAATTAAAACATGTGGTAACACAAAGAAATTATCATGCGTAATGACTTTAAAATGAATGCTAGTGTGTTAACTTTGACAGTCTAACATGCAAATGTTTTTACTaacaggcaaaaaaaagaacataaaaataCGTTGTTTCAggattcatttttttctgaaatcaAAAGGCTACATTTAGACAAGTGTTTCTTTGTGTTTAGTATGTAGTCTGAACATGTAATGTTAGTACATGAAATCATACTTCAATTTTGAAAGACAGTGGCcccagctcccccccaccccaaacaaaaaaacttcACCAAAGGTGGATGCCAAGTCAGTACCCCCTGATAAGATGGCGCTGTAGGCTGCCACGTATTTCCCACAATGGGCTGACTGACACTGCTTTGTACATCTATTGCAAACGATATATTCGGTATGATGGCTTCGAATGAGCACGCATGTGGTATCAGTTTCAGCGACACCGAACAAAAATGTGCAAATTCCACGTCAACATGAAGATGCTAACGCCCCAGAACTATTTCCAGCACAAGAAACAAAAATTGACATCAGTCGATGTTggcaacacacacaaaatgtgCAAGTAACTCGTGTTCGATGAGCCAAACATTGCGTGAAATGTTTATGTGGGTATCGGGGTGGAACATGAACATTTTTGCTACCAGCCAAGTGGGCTGCTTCTGTAATAAAATGCACTAGCCCAGATACATTTTCACTAGCTCTCAATGGACAAGCAAACAAAAACCAACACATCTTACAATAAGAAATTACCATGTAAAACAGTTATTTTCAGTCTGTAATTTATTAATTTGCATAAACAACTTACTCATTCAGAGTGCTAAATGGTAACATGGTTGATACACAGTCAATCCCTACCAGTCAGCCATATATCCAAAATTATCAAAGCTCAGTGTCTTGGAAAAGAACCAAAATTTTCCGAAAATGTTAGTTATAATACAACAAACGCTCTGATAAAAAAAGATCAGAATACAGTTTTATATGTTAAAATTTTCTGATACTTATGTTTATACATATTGTACACAGAATTACACCAGTATcaaaacacacatgcatacacaacaGATATATGAACACCCAAATATATAAACTATTCTCCAGTGGATCAAACCATTTCAAGAATAATAGGGGAGATTACATCggttttcattattttactgttatctgtgtgaaatgtttAAAGCAGTGGTTAAAGCAACTGAATATTTAACTCAACTGTGCTGAAATGTATATGCGGAATACGGAAACCTTTTTTATCCAGTATATATTGAAACAGAATTCTTGTTTACAAACGAACACAAACAAACGAAAGAGTGGATGAGCTGTGATTGGAATCCATGTAGAGAGTCAGGGGTATGGGAAGGATATGAATAGGAGAGTCCTGTTTGAAGCAGGATGTAGTGGTTGCTCATACATGTATCGGCAAGGCCATCTTTCCACTGCCCATCAGTACTGTAGCAAGACAGAAATGAACTAATCCATTAGATACATACGCTCACATGCATTCCGTTAGCATTTTAGCGACATTCAGCTAATCGATATTTCACAAAATAGACACTTCTGCTGCAACTAACCTCTAGTGATGTAAAGGTAGAAGAAGTCACAGTAGAATATGGTCTGCACCACACCGGAGACGACGGAGATCTGGTCGAAAAAGCTCTCCGTGTGGTAACGCCACACCCAGTTGGCCAGATAGAGGGCTCGATAAAGGCCCAGGAAGAACAGATAGTGTGTGGTGATGGACTCCGCCTCGCCCGTCTTGATAATCATGAAGAGCTGCGGCAAAATAGCCACAGACTCCAGGTAGATGGAGAATGTCCAGAGGACCTGACCAAGAAACACGCAAATGGGTATGGAAGACCAGAGGAAGCCAAGCACTACATTCACACAGATACACCCAACCATCCGTATTCTGAACATGGTGTCTGAACAGAAGCCACACTGTCGTAGCCCAGATCCGAACTCTTCCCCCGAATTAAAATCCAGCGGGTCTCAGCCACTCACCTCCAGCGGGGTGAAGGAATAGTTCTCGATGAAGGCTAACCCAGTGACGGGAACAAGGACAAACTCCACCCGGAAGGTGTCGCTCTCAGAGCTGTAAGTGTTTCGAAAGCGATGGTAGATCAGCTCGATTGTGGCATAGGCCAGAACCAGGAACACAACCTGAATTAGTGGAAGGGAGACATACGATTCACATAGTGCAACAACGTTACCTGAGGCTCAGAGCTGTAGTGATAGGACAGACAAGAAATGCCTGGGGGTCCTGAGCTGGCAGGGGGCTCCCGAGGGCGGTCGATTGCACAGCACATTGCAACGACAGAtttgctttatttgtgtattatgtttttcacaaaactgcagaggtggatagttcaagtccagaaagtaaaaatacagaccaagattttgttttaaccaaacagttgagtcctctgtgactgtgactctttatactcaactggccggctgaaacaaaatattggtctggatttttactatctggactgtgtttattaaattgtaTTTGTTGATATTAATTTAGATGTCATGTTAGAATAATGGTAATACATTGTACCATGTTGGGGGAGCCcatttagttgttttttttgcctAGGGGCCCAGAGTTGTTAGAATTGCCTCTGATGAGGTGTAATGATCATTGAAAAAGTCACAACAGCAACAAGACTGTCATTCTGACTATCAGAATGTtttgctgctttagtttctttAACTTAATCTGAATTACTATAGTAAATATTGAGCTTTATACATTTATACTAAGGAATGCAGCTTGAAATAAATGTGTCTGCTAAGGAAAAACTGGTTTGGCTGTGTGAACAAACTCAGGCTTCCTTATAAAGGGCTTTGTCAATATGacaaactaaaaataaacaGGATTCTCAAACAGTTCCctggctttttaaaaattagttCAACGTCCATATCAAATGAAACAGGAGGAGATTTCAAAGAGCTGACTCCAAAACTTTCAAAGAAAGCACCTTCATGACAGTGTTGTAGATTGAGATAAAAGAAGTGAACAGGTCCAGGTATCTGGTGGTGAAAACTAGGGCAAACAGGACTTGGCTCTTCCCAGAGATACCTGTCGAGAGAAGATTGTTATTCGTTTTTTATTAATGTGCATGTATAGAATAAACTGACGTTTGCAAATCTGCGGTTCCTTAAGGCAGTGCTGAAGTTATTGCGCATCCGGTCATAAGAGAAACTCCCGACTGATTTCTTCCTTAATTTAAACAGCAGGGACCAGCAAACCCGTTAAggaaaaaaaccccaaaagTACAATAACATACAGGCAGCGAAAAGAAACAGAAGGATGTTATGCCACGCTGCAGCCGCCACGTCACACCTCAGTTCCCAGGAGACGGAGAGAAAGCTTATTTTATTATGCAATAACACGTGACTATGTTACAAATCGAATTCTACTATTTTATTCCTGTACAAACCCAATCACCCAAAGAAATATACAGGCCAACtgaaatgcatttattatttattatatactaGGCAAAATCACAATAATTCATAAGATTTGTAATTCATACCAAAACTCCGTATCAAATGTCAATGTTCACTGCATACTATATATGGATAGCATTCATTATGTTTTACTTCTGAACAGACTTTTATCTTAGTAGAATGCAACTATAATCAGTATTGTACATACCAGCGCAGGATTTTGACCTCCAGATCTTGACAAACAAAATTAACATGGCCACAAGATGTGACATATCACCCAAAATGCGAAAAATGTTCATTTCGACTAACTTTGTTCAACAAAATGAGCGCGAAAAACAATAATCGTATTGCTATCGgcagcaaaaaaacaaaccgCAGGCTGACACAGTGATTTCTAAATCGTTACGAAGtttaaataactgaaataataaTTTGCATTGTCCCTAAGTTCTGTACCGAATCAAAAGGCCTGCTTCGTAAAACTGAACTAACTCCACTTTCTGATTCTGTGAGCAGTTAGTGGACAATGGTTGCCTTCAAATTCAGGAGTCCTTTTTAAAGGCAGTTGTTACTTCTTGCTATGAGATGTTGATCTTGCGTCTACGAGTTCTTTAGATGCCCAGTTCCACAAGCATACCTTACAGCCACGGCGAGCTCTGCATTTTGTCTTCTTCTACGGATTTAGCAGCACACTTTCGTGCGGTGAAAAGGTGCACAGCGCCACCTACCGTGCTGTGAGGGCAGTCATTAACTACATCCACGTACCAGCAGTTAGGCAACATTAGCACTCTGCAATAATCTCATCCAGGTAACTAAATATAGCTAATGAGAGTAAAAACAGTTGTTTAGATGGAAGGATCTATCTATCAGCATGAGGCCTATTTTTGCTACGTGAAAGCATTTCAGATATTATTGATGATGTTGGGTACATTTTTGGgtacaattttaaaaaatagaatTATTTTCAATTGTGAATTGCTCAATTTTCAAGCAAAATGCCAAAGCTGAGTATTCTACTGTCCAAGTCATTCATTTTAATACTATATCTTTCAGATTATATTTAAGATTCAAAACTACTTTTAAACAAGTAGAACTAATAATGAATCCGACTATATAATGAGTAATGAGCGCGACTTTCCAATGACGTGGCAAATATGAACATTCACGTGCGAACTGCATGTAGGCCACACCTTAAGTAGTATGAAAATATCCAAAAGTATACATTAGCCTTTCAGTAATGCTTCAATCATGTAAACTgactgtattttgaaatgttaTCACAAATATACAGTTTGTGTTATACGTTTCCCGTTCAACATAGCAAAGCTGACGTATCCATCACGGAACAACGCCATTATATACCACATACACATCCACAAAATCTGCTCCTCCCTTTCTTAGGTACTATTTTGATATCTCTAATATTATACCCTTTCCTCTCAACTGTGACTTTCCTGTAATCCCATTAAATGCCTGACACACTGCCCAAATTAATTATCCCCTCGCCTCCGCCCTGCTTCCAAACTCCCATTTTTTTTGGCGGCCAGTGTCATAATCCTTAGCCTCTGTCTCTGTGCCGTAAATCACCGTCCTCGCTCCCTTTAGCGGACTGAAATCCTGCAGCCTCAGCGCTAAATCCTGCCTCAGTTACAGAGTTGAAAATGAACCTGCGCGCCAGAACAGCTATTCACGCAAGTCTGCGCGTCATTATCCAAtaattgttgttttttaaaaatacatctaCAAGAATATGAATGTTATGGGGTAAGCGTAGATGCATAATTAAATTTGACTTCTCCCACTATTAATCGTCTATGTCAGAATTCATAAAACGTGCCGTTTCGTCTCATCCATCATTTGTCTCTTTTTATCGCCGTCAGTCTCACATGGCACTTAAATGAAGTAACTCGGTCTTATTTAAAACGTGCTTTTTAATCTAATATCGGTACAATATTATTCTTCCTCGTACCAAAAGCTCAAACTATACGGTTTTAGAAATCTGCAGTAGTTAAAGTGAAGCATACTTTTTCCTCAAAAAGTAACAAAGCTCTCCCCCTGCATCTGAAGCGTCAACAAAGCGGGCCACTACTTCAGTTACCTTCACATAATAAACTATGCTGCTGCAGAAGCCAAATCGTTGTCGTCGTCGTGTACACTTTATCCAAAGCGGGTTTGGAAGTACCAAAACTTGCTTGGCGAAAGTCACGTGCCTTAAT
This genomic window from Paramormyrops kingsleyae isolate MSU_618 chromosome 22, PKINGS_0.4, whole genome shotgun sequence contains:
- the LOC111853203 gene encoding GTPase IMAP family member 7-like; translation: MASSGGAATSPESDAQAAPNDPELRIVLLGKTGAGKSSSGNTILGSESFKAEVSPRSVTSQCERRSSCVSGRCVTVIDTPGFFDTRRSNQQVAGEMARCVLLSLPGPHAFLVVLQVGRLTQEEKDALQWIEVTYGERALEFTMVLFTWGDQLREKPIEEYMAESEELQEFVRRCRGGCHVFNNTALGNQDQVSTLLEKIDKMVEANGGSFYTNEMFQEAERAIREVQEQLMVDRRSEVDGEGPESKGELDEWKEEKARKQAERLFWCEMITAFGKGAAEGVGILSKGESPKKGKVVKKAVQLASSPLSLTSAAKALGGAVREGSKVLYKHRKTFLH
- the LOC111853204 gene encoding ER lumen protein-retaining receptor 3-like encodes the protein MNIFRILGDMSHLVAMLILFVKIWRSKSCAGISGKSQVLFALVFTTRYLDLFTSFISIYNTVMKVVFLVLAYATIELIYHRFRNTYSSESDTFRVEFVLVPVTGLAFIENYSFTPLEVLWTFSIYLESVAILPQLFMIIKTGEAESITTHYLFFLGLYRALYLANWVWRYHTESFFDQISVVSGVVQTIFYCDFFYLYITRVLMGSGKMALPIHV